A stretch of the TM7 phylum sp. oral taxon 349 genome encodes the following:
- the murJ gene encoding murein biosynthesis integral membrane protein MurJ, translating to MRGRGRVKSVVARANSKLSVQWAAALLSGSTLLSSLLGIYRERLINGMYYDTYKVGADAYVAAFTIPDFMFFILVSGALSVSFIPVFNQRLATGNKKSAWELSSSLVNFLALITLVTSVLIIIFADPLVRYVVGPGFDEQGRSLAVSMMRVIAVNPFLFAVATVLSSMQQAIGRFTFLALAPTIYNIGIVIGARWFTGGINIFGWQVFEGGIMGVALGVVLGAILQLVVSSLGLIGTDFDYHWKISWKNKGFRRVLRLLPPRSLDQGIDYFNSIVEINLASRMAQGVMRAYQQASSLSLMPVNLVGVAISNAAFPRMTERLAEGRPDLFKKELRSVMRWILWLALPIAVITYFARGYVVAFVKNGGDLLIANILGALVVSILFRTIYHIMARSFYAQQDTKTPLYISVGTITLNIILAVIFTLVFGWGVFGLAWAQSIVAVVEVIVLFVILCRRMPGIFTRDFIQAAIRMVLASAGMGAITYATTQLLQLQSSDMSFMSTFPKFSMIVLVSFCVYVELSVLLKLREADPVLGRLYKLFFGRLRR from the coding sequence ATGAGAGGGAGGGGGCGAGTCAAGTCGGTTGTCGCACGTGCCAACAGTAAGTTGTCGGTACAGTGGGCGGCTGCGCTGCTGTCTGGTTCAACGCTGCTTTCAAGCCTGCTCGGCATATACCGCGAACGCTTGATTAACGGTATGTACTACGACACTTATAAAGTGGGTGCCGACGCGTACGTAGCGGCGTTTACTATTCCCGATTTCATGTTTTTCATTTTAGTGTCAGGTGCGCTTAGCGTGTCGTTTATTCCGGTATTTAATCAGCGTTTAGCAACTGGCAATAAAAAGTCGGCGTGGGAATTGAGCTCAAGCTTAGTGAATTTTTTGGCGCTTATTACACTCGTGACAAGCGTGCTGATTATCATATTCGCCGATCCGCTTGTTCGCTACGTTGTTGGTCCGGGTTTTGACGAACAAGGGCGCAGCTTGGCGGTGAGTATGATGCGCGTGATTGCGGTGAATCCGTTTCTGTTTGCAGTTGCAACGGTGTTGTCAAGCATGCAGCAGGCGATTGGGCGGTTTACCTTTTTGGCACTCGCGCCGACAATATACAATATTGGTATTGTGATTGGTGCGCGCTGGTTCACGGGTGGTATCAATATTTTTGGCTGGCAGGTGTTTGAGGGCGGCATTATGGGTGTAGCGCTTGGTGTGGTGCTTGGTGCGATCTTGCAGCTCGTTGTGAGCTCGCTTGGATTGATCGGTACCGACTTTGATTATCACTGGAAAATATCGTGGAAGAACAAGGGATTTCGGCGTGTGTTGCGGTTATTGCCGCCGCGTTCGCTTGATCAGGGAATTGATTATTTCAATAGTATTGTCGAAATTAACTTGGCGTCACGTATGGCGCAAGGAGTGATGCGCGCATATCAGCAGGCGTCAAGTTTGAGCTTGATGCCGGTGAATCTTGTCGGCGTGGCGATTAGCAATGCAGCCTTTCCACGCATGACCGAGCGGCTAGCAGAGGGGCGCCCGGACTTGTTCAAAAAGGAATTGCGTTCAGTGATGCGCTGGATTCTGTGGTTGGCGCTGCCAATTGCGGTGATTACGTATTTTGCGCGCGGTTATGTCGTGGCGTTTGTGAAGAACGGCGGCGACTTATTGATCGCGAATATTTTAGGCGCGCTTGTTGTTTCTATTTTGTTTCGTACGATTTACCATATCATGGCGCGCTCGTTCTACGCGCAGCAGGATACGAAAACGCCGCTGTATATTTCAGTCGGGACGATTACGCTGAATATCATTCTCGCAGTAATTTTTACGCTTGTGTTTGGTTGGGGTGTGTTCGGGCTAGCGTGGGCGCAATCAATCGTCGCAGTTGTTGAGGTGATCGTTTTATTTGTAATTTTGTGCCGTCGTATGCCGGGAATTTTTACGCGTGATTTTATACAAGCAGCAATAAGGATGGTTTTGGCAAGCGCTGGCATGGGCGCGATTACGTATGCGACGACGCAGCTGCTGCAGTTGCAGAGCAGCGATATGAGTTTTATGTCGACCTTCCCGAAGTTTTCGATGATCGTGCTTGTGAGTTTTTGCGTGTATGTTGAGTTGAGTGTGCTACTTAAACTGCGCGAAGCTGATCCAGTGCTTGGGCGGTTATATAAGCTCTTCTTTGGGAGATTGCGCCGGTGA
- the ftsH gene encoding ATP-dependent zinc metalloprotease FtsH has translation MPTKKPKRTTSVSNTIRLSLFWAIVILAALAMWAFFSPHQPLKEVPVSQVIKDANEGKLAKIEGRGNDLKITVKDQDKPTQASYINGGVGTLLRDNTLNGKGKAVISDSAPSDNTIMWNLLTIVLPVVLIGVLFMFMMRQAQGQNSQAMSFGKSKAKLYGLDKERIKFEDIAGNDSAKQDLEEVVDFLKHPKKYQGLGAKIPKGVLLVGSPGTGKTMLARAVAGEANVPFFSISGSEFVEMFVGVGASRVRDLFQKAKKNSPAIIFIDEIDAVGRKRGSGMGGGHDEREQTLNQILVEMDGFDSDTNVIVIAATNRADVLDPALLRPGRFDRHVTISLPERKDREAILKVHFKNKPTDDSVDLDKLAAKTAGSSGADLANMANEAAIIAARRDSKVITNDDLTEAFEKVAIGPERKAKVMNDHEKELTAYHEAGHAIVGHVLPDSDPVHKITIIPRGGTGGVTWFLPPEDKSYTSVYEYKDILARAMGGRIAEKLKYGDDGVTTGAGSDLRSATQIARDMIIEQGMGSKLRNQVFHEDNGGLMFDKMTRERPYSDATANEIDKEVEALITEAARRAELVISHNMPVLEKLKDALLEHETLEEDAASKYMAKAVLPKEAALHK, from the coding sequence GGCTCAGTTTGTTTTGGGCGATCGTTATTCTGGCGGCGCTGGCAATGTGGGCGTTCTTTTCGCCGCACCAGCCGCTGAAAGAGGTGCCAGTGTCGCAGGTGATTAAAGATGCGAACGAGGGTAAATTAGCAAAGATTGAAGGTCGCGGCAATGATCTGAAAATTACTGTTAAAGATCAAGATAAGCCGACGCAAGCATCGTATATTAACGGCGGCGTCGGGACGCTGCTGCGCGACAATACGCTGAACGGCAAAGGCAAGGCGGTAATTTCTGATAGCGCGCCGAGCGACAACACTATAATGTGGAATCTCTTGACGATCGTACTGCCGGTGGTACTGATCGGGGTACTGTTTATGTTTATGATGCGCCAGGCGCAGGGGCAAAATAGTCAAGCGATGAGTTTTGGTAAGAGTAAGGCAAAATTGTACGGACTTGATAAAGAACGCATCAAATTTGAAGACATTGCTGGTAATGATAGTGCAAAGCAAGATTTAGAAGAAGTGGTAGATTTTTTGAAACACCCAAAAAAATACCAGGGATTGGGGGCGAAGATACCAAAAGGCGTGCTGTTGGTCGGTAGTCCAGGTACGGGTAAAACGATGCTGGCGCGCGCGGTTGCGGGCGAGGCGAACGTACCATTTTTCAGCATTTCCGGGTCAGAATTTGTCGAGATGTTTGTGGGCGTCGGCGCGAGTCGTGTACGCGATCTATTCCAAAAAGCGAAAAAGAATTCGCCGGCGATTATTTTTATAGACGAAATTGATGCGGTAGGGCGTAAACGCGGTAGTGGCATGGGCGGCGGTCATGATGAGCGCGAGCAGACGTTGAACCAGATTCTCGTCGAGATGGATGGGTTTGATTCGGATACAAATGTGATTGTTATCGCAGCGACGAACCGCGCTGATGTGCTTGATCCTGCCCTGCTTCGCCCCGGACGTTTTGACCGCCACGTGACGATTAGCTTGCCGGAGCGTAAAGACCGCGAAGCGATTTTGAAAGTTCATTTCAAAAACAAACCGACGGACGATTCAGTTGATTTGGATAAATTAGCGGCAAAAACTGCTGGTTCAAGTGGTGCAGATTTAGCAAATATGGCGAACGAAGCGGCAATTATTGCAGCGCGGCGTGATTCGAAAGTGATTACGAATGATGACTTAACTGAGGCGTTTGAGAAGGTTGCAATCGGTCCGGAGCGTAAAGCTAAGGTAATGAACGATCATGAAAAGGAGTTAACGGCATATCACGAAGCGGGGCATGCGATCGTCGGGCATGTGTTGCCGGATAGCGATCCGGTGCACAAAATTACAATTATTCCGCGCGGCGGTACAGGCGGCGTGACGTGGTTTTTGCCACCGGAAGACAAAAGCTATACAAGTGTGTACGAATACAAAGACATTCTAGCTCGTGCTATGGGCGGTCGTATCGCTGAGAAGCTAAAATATGGTGATGATGGTGTGACGACGGGCGCAGGCAGTGATTTGCGCAGTGCAACACAGATTGCACGCGATATGATTATTGAGCAGGGTATGGGCAGTAAGCTTCGTAATCAAGTTTTTCATGAAGATAACGGCGGGTTGATGTTTGATAAGATGACACGCGAACGTCCATATAGCGATGCGACAGCGAATGAAATAGATAAGGAAGTTGAGGCGCTTATCACCGAAGCAGCGCGGCGTGCCGAGCTGGTGATATCACATAATATGCCGGTTCTTGAGAAACTGAAGGATGCGCTGCTCGAACATGAAACGCTTGAGGAGGATGCAGCGTCGAAATATATGGCAAAAGCAGTGTTGCCGAAGGAGGCGGCACTCCACAAGTAG
- a CDS encoding GTP-binding protein translates to MKLDRIRNFCIIAHIDHGKSTLADRMMEMTGTVAKREMKSQLLDSMELEREKGITIKLAPVRMKYEYQLEQSDISHSSERNRAAQTNLDCMGGMYDLNLIDTPGHVDFSYEVSRSLQACEGAVLVVDASQGIQAQTLANVYLAMEQNLVIIPVLNKVDLPAADVPRVSRQVINLLGCREDEIIQISAKTGKNVDQVLAAIVKRIPAPTGNTHDKTRALIFDSYYDDYRGVILYVRVVDGQIKKGEAIKMLATDANGLALEVGHLSPGMIPDPSLGTGEIGYVVTNLKTTREARVGDTVTLKKYFDGAK, encoded by the coding sequence GTGAAGTTAGACCGCATTCGTAATTTTTGTATTATCGCGCACATTGACCATGGTAAGTCGACGCTCGCCGACCGCATGATGGAGATGACGGGGACGGTAGCGAAGCGCGAGATGAAATCGCAACTGCTGGATAGCATGGAACTGGAGCGCGAGAAAGGGATTACCATAAAGCTGGCGCCGGTGCGGATGAAATATGAGTATCAGCTGGAGCAATCTGATATTTCACACAGCTCGGAGCGGAACAGAGCCGCTCAAACAAATTTAGATTGTATGGGCGGTATGTATGATCTTAATCTTATTGATACGCCGGGCCATGTCGATTTTAGCTATGAAGTATCGCGCAGTTTGCAGGCATGCGAAGGTGCGGTACTAGTGGTTGACGCTAGCCAGGGGATTCAAGCGCAAACGCTTGCAAATGTATATTTGGCGATGGAACAGAATTTGGTGATTATTCCCGTGCTCAATAAAGTTGATTTACCGGCTGCCGACGTGCCGCGCGTGTCTCGGCAAGTGATCAATCTGCTCGGCTGCCGCGAAGATGAAATAATTCAGATCTCAGCGAAGACAGGAAAGAATGTTGACCAGGTTCTTGCGGCAATTGTTAAACGGATTCCAGCGCCAACGGGCAACACGCATGATAAAACGCGCGCCTTGATCTTCGATAGTTACTACGATGATTACCGCGGTGTGATTTTGTATGTGCGTGTGGTTGATGGGCAAATTAAAAAAGGCGAGGCGATAAAAATGCTCGCGACGGACGCGAATGGCTTGGCACTGGAAGTTGGCCATCTCAGCCCTGGCATGATCCCCGATCCATCGCTCGGTACCGGTGAAATTGGCTACGTCGTCACCAACCTAAAAACCACGCGCGAAGCACGAGTGGGTGATACGGTGACATTGAAGAAATATTTTGATGGCGCGAAATGA